From Anopheles arabiensis isolate DONGOLA chromosome 3, AaraD3, whole genome shotgun sequence, a single genomic window includes:
- the LOC120903994 gene encoding tRNA-splicing endonuclease subunit Sen2, whose product MAAKCNLFAFSLKPKKKTPPELSQTLPLPVPVAGEPLPIEAIFTGYTIDVVNPVDIRLLCLNGGFGQGMLSRAFPVCMTNARHATRKRKRHLPASTQDPSAGMIEEPLCLFLEEAFFLMHVLNILCLKDTRGNTISVAQAFAKFRKVKRNFLACFCAYLYLKSKNWIIKSGIKFGGDFVIYVKGPQFYHASYIVLIQEVFDGAEMLTAAIDGLDFQGFNRIAETTGKDLLFLEVHYPSALDLSDDAACLERVKDVHVAETFTKHHNYLAARNHA is encoded by the exons ATGGCGGCAAAGtgtaatttatttgcttttagcCTTAAACCGAAGAAGAAAACTCCACCGGAACTCTCGCAAACACTGCCACTGCCGGTGCCGGTTGCTGGCGAGCCCTTGCCGATAGAAGCCATCTTTACGGGATACACAATTGATGTCGTAAATCCCGTCGATATACGGCTGCTATGCTTAAATGGAGGTTTCGGGCAGGGCATGTTGTCTCGCGCATTCCCGGTTTGCATGACAAACGCGCGACACGCGACACGCAAAAGGAAACGGCATCTGCCCGCATCGACGCAAGACCCGAGTGCTGGGATGATCGAGGAACCGCTCTGCTTATTTTTAGAGGAAGCCTTCTTCCTGATGCATGTGTTGAACATTTTGTGCCTTAAAGACACGCGCGGGAACACGATCAGCGTTGCGCAGGCATTTGCAAAGTTCCGGAAAGTGAAGCGCAACTTCCTGGCGTGCTTCTGTGCTTATTTGTATCTGAAGTCGAAAAATTGGATCATTAAAAGTGGAATAAAGTTTGGAGGAGATTTTG TGATTTACGTAAAAGGACCCCAGTTTTATCATGCGTCCTACATCGTACTAATACAGGAAGTGTTCGATGGCGCAGAGATGCTAACTGCCGCAATCGATGGATTAGATTTTCAAGGATTTAATCGTATCGCGGAAACCACCGGAAAGGATTTACTGTTCCTAGAGGTGCACTATCCCTCCGCTCTTGATCTGTCGGACGATGCGGCCTGTTTGGAGCGGGTAAAAGACGTGCACGTTGCCGAAACGTTTACCAAGCATCATAATTATCTAGCAGCACGCAATCATGCTTAA